The Neoarius graeffei isolate fNeoGra1 chromosome 7, fNeoGra1.pri, whole genome shotgun sequence genome includes a region encoding these proteins:
- the LOC132888545 gene encoding immunoglobulin lambda-1 light chain-like codes for MKILSITALTGLLLSLSGFEAIVQLTQEKIMNVNVGQDVQILCRRNGGSWLISWYQQKAGDAPKFLLADSTRASGLSSRFTYTDNGNDEYLNIARVEAEDEAVYYCGCIICENHGSIGGGTELRIARPSSPPSLLLLAPSGSPLSEGDVSVVCVARGFYPDSVTISWSENSNSVTGDEVQTGLYQRQADGTFSQTSILKLSQQRWSSGKTFTCRLSHPALSTALSQSTSLDQCI; via the exons ATGAAGATCCTGAGCATCACGGCTCTCACTggactcctgctctctctctcag GATTTGAGGCCATTGTACAGCTGACCCAGGAGAAGATCATGAACGTCAATGTTGGACAGGATGTACAGATTCTCTGCAGGAGGAATGGTGGTAGCTGGCTCATTTCATGGTACCAGCAGAAAGCTGGAGATGCTCCAAAGTTCTTACTTGCTGATAGCACCAGAGCCAGTGGCCTGTCCAGTAGATTCACTTACACAGACAACGGTAATGACGAGTACCTGAACATCGCCCGAGTGGAGGCTGAGGATGAAGCGGTGTACTACTGTGGCTGCATCATTTGTGAGAA CCATGGCAGCATCGGTGGAGGCACTGAGTTAAGGATCG CTCGTCCGTCGTCTCCTCCATCCCTGCTCCTGCTCGCTCCCTCTGGTTCTCCGCTCTCTGAGGGTGATgtcagtgtggtgtgtgtggctCGAGGCTTTTACCCTGACAGTGTGACCATATCCTGGTCTGAGAACAGCAATAGCGTGACAGGCGATGAGGTGCAGACGGGTCTGTATCAGCGTCAGGCCGACGGCACGTTCTCCCAGACCAGCATTCTGAAGCTCAGTCAGCAGCGTTGGAGCTCTGGGAAAACCTTCACGTGCCGTCTGAGTCACCCGGCGCTTTCCACAGCACTGAGTCAGAGCACCAGCCTGGACCAGTGCATTTAG